A genomic segment from Bacteroidales bacterium encodes:
- a CDS encoding IPExxxVDY family protein produces MQLKQKKIHRLDGSHEVPFILIAISCHDSLLKTVWNINKQLNIDLNESEVSIESKENPSQTFPVFCDRKSSSLRVFNLISNKSSNFILIKELPNIDFIFEISGEINKVDTSSIIKEIKMIPGINAALEINPEKIKRKVAFCPI; encoded by the coding sequence ATGCAATTGAAGCAAAAGAAAATACATCGGCTTGATGGGAGTCATGAAGTTCCTTTTATCTTAATTGCTATATCTTGTCATGATAGCCTTTTAAAAACTGTATGGAACATAAATAAACAATTGAACATCGATTTAAATGAATCTGAAGTGTCCATTGAATCTAAGGAAAATCCATCACAAACATTCCCCGTCTTTTGCGACCGTAAATCGTCATCACTCCGAGTTTTTAACCTTATCTCAAATAAATCTTCAAACTTTATACTCATAAAAGAACTACCCAATATTGACTTTATATTTGAAATATCAGGAGAAATCAACAAAGTCGATACTTCATCTATAATTAAAGAAATTAAAATGATCCCAGGTATTAATGCAGCTTTAGAGATAAACCCTGAAAAAATAAAAAGGAAGGTAGCATTTTGTCCTATTTAA
- the rnc gene encoding ribonuclease III codes for MLTNRVPVGDRDFYDQLKNIFGIFPRNLDLYKLAVVHKSASIILSRGKRVNNERLEYLGDAVLDAIVADYLFSQFPNQKEGFLTKMRSKIVSRTSLNQLAIDIGLEKIIVSQSNNNIQKNIYGNALEAIIGAMFIDRGFQFTSNCVVNAILEKYIDLDMLQTIENDYKSRIFEWAQKNKQTLQFQCQEGVSNNGYNPHFIATISLNDMPLGEGHGSSKKEAEQNAAMEALSKIDEIQISQNSSPQEEL; via the coding sequence ATTCTTACAAATAGAGTTCCCGTTGGGGACAGGGATTTTTATGATCAACTCAAGAATATTTTCGGTATCTTCCCTCGAAATTTAGATCTGTACAAACTTGCAGTAGTTCATAAATCTGCTTCCATTATTCTATCGAGAGGGAAACGGGTAAATAATGAGCGCCTTGAATACCTTGGTGACGCAGTTCTTGATGCCATTGTTGCGGATTACCTCTTTTCCCAGTTTCCAAACCAAAAGGAGGGATTCTTAACCAAAATGCGATCAAAGATCGTGAGCAGAACTAGCCTTAATCAACTCGCTATCGATATCGGTCTTGAGAAAATAATTGTTAGCCAATCAAATAATAATATTCAAAAAAACATTTATGGCAATGCACTTGAAGCTATTATTGGTGCTATGTTTATTGATCGTGGATTCCAATTTACCAGTAATTGCGTTGTAAACGCTATTCTTGAAAAATATATTGATCTAGACATGCTTCAAACCATTGAAAATGATTATAAGAGTCGTATTTTCGAATGGGCTCAGAAAAACAAACAAACTTTACAGTTTCAATGCCAGGAAGGAGTTTCTAATAATGGCTATAATCCCCATTTTATTGCAACTATCTCGTTGAATGATATGCCTTTGGGGGAAGGGCATGGATCATCAAAGAAAGAAGCCGAACAAAATGCTGCAATGGAAGCCCTCAGTAAAATTGATGAAATTCAAATAAGTCAAAATTCATCGCCACAAGAAGAACTTTAA
- the fabF gene encoding beta-ketoacyl-ACP synthase II produces MELKRVVVTGLGTINPIGNNIQEFWNNLEQGVSGSELITRFDASKFKTKFACHVKNFDPSNYFDRKEAKKLDPYAQFALVAADEAIKDSGIDLKAIDLDRAGVVWASGIGGLQTMAEELKGYFAGDGTPRFSPFFIPKMIADIAAGHISIKYGFRGPNYSTVSACASSTNALIDAFNLIRLNKADLFITGGSEASANDIGIGGFNAMQALSTNNDEYKTASRPFDATRDGFVIGEGGGGLILEELEHAKARGAKIYCEMVGGGMTADAYHLTAPHPEGLGARNVMLRSLEDAGLKPEDIDYINVHGTSTPLGDIAEPKAILAVFGEAAYKLNISSTKSMTGHLLGAAGAVESIATIFAINKGIIPPTINFKNPDPEIDSKLNFTFNKAQKRDVKAALSNTFGFGGHNASVIFKKYS; encoded by the coding sequence ATGGAACTAAAGCGCGTAGTTGTTACAGGACTTGGCACAATAAATCCAATCGGAAATAATATCCAAGAATTTTGGAACAACCTTGAGCAAGGAGTAAGCGGATCTGAACTTATTACCCGTTTCGATGCTTCTAAATTTAAAACTAAGTTTGCTTGTCATGTAAAAAATTTCGATCCCTCAAATTACTTCGATCGTAAAGAGGCGAAAAAACTCGACCCTTACGCTCAATTTGCCCTTGTGGCTGCCGATGAGGCAATTAAAGATTCAGGAATTGATCTTAAAGCCATTGATTTAGATCGGGCAGGAGTAGTCTGGGCTTCAGGAATTGGTGGATTACAAACGATGGCAGAAGAATTGAAAGGCTACTTCGCGGGTGATGGGACTCCGCGATTTAGTCCTTTCTTTATTCCTAAAATGATTGCCGACATTGCCGCTGGACATATTTCAATTAAGTATGGTTTCCGCGGACCAAACTATTCAACCGTTTCAGCTTGTGCCTCTTCGACCAACGCTTTAATCGATGCTTTTAATCTTATTCGTTTGAATAAGGCAGATCTATTTATTACAGGTGGTTCTGAAGCATCTGCAAATGATATTGGTATTGGAGGGTTTAACGCAATGCAGGCTCTCTCTACCAACAACGATGAGTATAAAACAGCTTCACGTCCTTTCGATGCAACCCGTGATGGTTTTGTTATTGGTGAAGGTGGCGGAGGCCTTATTCTCGAAGAACTAGAACATGCTAAAGCAAGAGGTGCAAAAATCTATTGCGAAATGGTTGGCGGAGGTATGACCGCAGATGCTTACCACTTAACCGCCCCTCATCCTGAAGGTCTCGGTGCTCGAAACGTCATGCTACGTTCATTAGAAGATGCTGGTTTAAAACCAGAGGATATTGATTACATTAACGTTCATGGAACATCCACTCCTCTTGGAGATATTGCCGAACCCAAAGCTATTTTAGCTGTATTTGGCGAAGCCGCATACAAACTCAATATTAGTTCTACCAAATCAATGACAGGTCATTTACTTGGCGCTGCAGGAGCTGTTGAATCAATAGCAACAATCTTTGCTATTAATAAAGGGATTATACCACCTACTATCAACTTCAAAAATCCAGATCCCGAAATTGATAGCAAGTTGAATTTCACCTTTAATAAAGCACAAAAGCGTGACGTGAAAGCCGCACTCAGTAACACATTTGGATTTGGTGGTCACAATGCTTCTGTTATTTTCAAGAAATATTCCTAG
- a CDS encoding acyl carrier protein, which translates to MSDIATRVKAIIVDKLGVDENEVTPEASFTNDLGADSLDTVELIMEFEKEFNLSIPDDEAEKIGTVGDAVKYIETHNK; encoded by the coding sequence ATGTCGGATATTGCAACTAGAGTTAAAGCTATTATCGTAGATAAGCTTGGCGTTGATGAAAATGAGGTAACCCCAGAAGCTAGCTTCACAAACGATTTGGGAGCCGATTCACTCGACACCGTAGAGCTAATCATGGAATTCGAGAAAGAATTTAACCTTTCAATTCCAGACGATGAAGCTGAAAAAATAGGCACAGTAGGTGACGCAGTTAAGTACATCGAAACCCACAACAAGTAA
- the purN gene encoding phosphoribosylglycinamide formyltransferase: MKRIAIFASGSGSNAENIINHLLGVEVAKVVIILSENINAFVFERARKLNVPSHLFTIDELNNGSVLLILKEYKVDFIVLAGFLKLFPTSIIDKYPQKIVNIHPALLPKFGGKGMYGFRVHDAVIKLGEKESGITIHFVNQNYDDGNIIFQAKCKVLENDTPETLAKRIHALEYKYYPEIIIKLIEAL, encoded by the coding sequence ATGAAAAGAATAGCAATCTTCGCATCTGGCTCAGGTTCCAATGCTGAGAACATAATTAACCATCTTTTAGGGGTAGAAGTAGCAAAGGTAGTTATTATTTTATCGGAAAACATAAATGCATTTGTATTTGAAAGAGCCCGTAAACTCAATGTTCCATCGCATTTATTTACAATTGATGAACTTAATAATGGAAGCGTTTTATTGATTTTAAAGGAGTATAAGGTTGATTTTATTGTACTTGCGGGGTTTCTCAAGTTATTCCCAACGTCAATTATTGATAAATATCCCCAGAAAATTGTAAACATTCATCCCGCACTTTTGCCAAAATTTGGAGGTAAAGGGATGTATGGTTTTCGAGTCCATGATGCGGTAATAAAATTAGGCGAAAAGGAGAGTGGTATTACTATTCATTTTGTAAACCAAAATTACGATGATGGTAATATAATCTTTCAAGCAAAGTGTAAGGTATTAGAAAATGATACACCCGAAACACTAGCGAAAAGAATTCATGCCTTAGAATATAAATACTATCCAGAAATAATCATTAAACTTATAGAAGCCCTATAA
- a CDS encoding peptidoglycan DD-metalloendopeptidase family protein, with protein sequence MKRRYYYFILIFVLLIATITIVWSLFTPKISKERKQLIEKITSKPIYEYGIPIDSFTVIKGRIRTNQTLGNLLVDLNAKAEIISKLPYYTNKKFDLRQVIAGNTYKAFLTQDSPAKLMYLVYEKSSIDFVIFNFKDSLTIQNDHKQVTSIRRLSEGTISSSLWETIYQRNLNPILALNMSDIFAWTVDFFGLQKGDKFKVLYDELYVDNKPIDIGTIYAAWFEHRGERFYAYSFSQDSAASYWDEKGNSLRKSFLKAPLHFSRITSRYSGSRFHPILKIYRPHTGVDYAAPAGTPIMAIGDGYIIEKGYNGAAGNYLKIRHNSVYTTGYNHLSKFGTGIANGVKVKQGQIIGYVGQTGYATGPHLDMRFWMNGQSIDPLKVKAPPVEPIKSEKMEAYLSFIKGLQTKLDSLPLVPVFPEAAIGSFAK encoded by the coding sequence ATGAAGCGCAGATATTACTATTTTATCCTGATTTTCGTTCTATTAATAGCGACAATTACAATTGTTTGGAGTCTTTTTACCCCAAAAATTTCAAAAGAAAGAAAGCAGCTTATCGAAAAAATAACATCTAAACCAATATATGAGTATGGAATTCCAATCGATTCTTTTACAGTAATTAAGGGTCGTATCAGAACTAATCAAACCCTTGGAAATTTGCTTGTTGATTTAAATGCAAAAGCAGAGATTATCAGCAAACTTCCTTACTATACCAATAAGAAATTCGATTTAAGACAGGTTATTGCAGGAAATACATATAAAGCATTTCTAACTCAGGATAGCCCTGCTAAACTAATGTACCTAGTTTACGAAAAGTCTTCGATTGATTTTGTTATCTTCAACTTTAAGGACTCTCTTACCATTCAGAACGACCATAAACAAGTTACCTCCATTAGGCGACTCAGCGAAGGCACTATTTCCAGCTCCTTATGGGAAACAATATACCAACGAAACTTAAATCCTATCCTTGCACTCAACATGTCCGACATATTTGCTTGGACCGTGGATTTCTTCGGATTACAGAAAGGTGATAAATTTAAAGTGCTATACGATGAATTATACGTAGATAATAAACCAATAGATATAGGAACAATTTATGCAGCATGGTTTGAGCATCGTGGTGAACGTTTTTATGCCTACAGTTTTTCTCAGGATTCAGCAGCTAGCTATTGGGATGAAAAGGGAAACTCCTTACGTAAATCATTCCTAAAAGCCCCTCTCCATTTCTCACGTATAACATCAAGATATTCAGGGAGTCGTTTTCACCCCATCCTTAAAATTTATCGACCTCATACTGGCGTTGATTATGCAGCACCAGCTGGTACACCAATAATGGCTATTGGCGATGGATACATCATCGAAAAAGGGTACAACGGAGCTGCTGGTAATTACCTTAAAATTAGGCATAATAGCGTTTATACAACGGGATACAACCACCTCTCAAAATTTGGAACTGGTATCGCAAATGGGGTTAAAGTAAAGCAGGGGCAGATAATTGGTTATGTAGGGCAAACAGGGTATGCAACTGGCCCTCATCTTGATATGCGATTTTGGATGAATGGACAATCCATTGACCCATTAAAGGTTAAAGCCCCACCTGTTGAACCAATAAAATCAGAAAAAATGGAAGCATATCTCTCCTTTATAAAAGGGTTACAAACTAAGTTAGACAGTTTACCCTTAGTGCCTGTTTTTCCCGAAGCAGCAATTGGAAGTTTTGCAAAGTAG